A window of the Limanda limanda chromosome 8, fLimLim1.1, whole genome shotgun sequence genome harbors these coding sequences:
- the phrf1 gene encoding PHD and RING finger domain-containing protein 1 — translation MDEDDSQDELINQNASSSKGRRASLWAISDDSDDDEEESEEGESDSGDEENHPDGEEEDEEEEDEEEGNEEDGDEEDEDIKAEDGALGGTCVDLAETSSDEDADKCPICLNSFSSQPVATPESCEHYFCLDCILEWTKNANSCPVDRLTFNNIYLRKCFGGKVKKIITVQKPVKEGVEETVDVDLEQTNCEVCGGSDREDRLLLCDGCDAGYHMECLTPPLDSVPVEEWFCPECEANNRHTRDAVVEVSDTESLPSTARPATSRHQHRATGPTRAIARTQQSERVRASVNRYRITQARTSQLAPTYLIQSTWLDDTINAVVAGLNTAVYIRDLTPRARPTHRRRTVKRRKVGSKRTSSAKGKGATTGFRRRKRRGRRSRKTGKKTATPRSRIANNLGIVKAKKGTALPTVYQPSEHTLSNMRADIGAASLSIYGDPFGLDPFPEREEEEQQQQHAHVTSLLEAKRRGISRSALRSHQPVARPIRASLSRRGVDVPQSGGVVEAAPVPDLLGSILTGQSMLMMDSSEVVIRRDGSLKATKPIMPSTIQPGSSSSGDATINPGMSPIQGDSSPSPHFNGLLPGSSHSSINRPLSTSSVRSPTCTPHSAIHTQAPPFSDLPTRGHPGLQPPRPNRHTPSPGHRGTNEVRASRETSSSASHTAPGSNFKGTIPSQSQPKKAAAKPAWVDVAVLPRIPKIKRESSGESNDGSSQGGSNRISSSSNGYGMPETGMNSLAGDKSRQQSVDQQKGRADQGQGQRHRSDGAGSSSAFSNSFSSSSTGLPASQSRNPSSSSSSSSVSFRISGNSWQSRRLSVTSPSTSGGSVKEHRREKEDETKRKQLRRDKQMLLASHTLVNDEQDSTNIYDPFNPTLSDSSSSDSEAESSRQDESSLHATREFKAPSLRRKEDVMPNKQYRVCVKTEEEETEVSQEEVRRADARETISQEAGCSQEYVKVKKESRLVDIKVEKQTSLLDTIVKREPGLDDEGEAESSHNATMDFNSDTADIPVPAHRSLHLLKTEKEESVESEGSQRGAFPHRRKDSSASSSAPTKKKRTESTSCSKSPSRDLGHKRKTSKAPKESQSSSSETDKGRRGDHHASDQGGRQKEKEKDRERSSRRSRSRERRKARSTSQSSQSNSPDKSSRKKRRSRSHSKDRKRSRSVSSSSSRERSKRKKQKSKGKIVDREGDHKRGHMSKDKRPDRSRSKSRSRSRSLSRLKDDRRGLSRSKSRSKSRSRSRERRKDPTRQQQPSQSSRDKVGSRSKDKRRLRSRSSSKERMTDEGSSSKERKKEEGSSSKSSQKKSGSSVSSSKDKKQIQNKRKEKDVIQNWRKEEKKTKRSKKEFPSSISTSKVKKEVKDHRADNEATTAEMTKEVMVVKEIKKEKRSLSLDMFEDAPLAKSIKTEEVDSWSLQETKDIKKERIEEELSQTRMCGIKTETREFTIKSEPGSPKVCHLTSFSTLAAPVTDAASPELMTSEEQPNAAGPTLSVKQEVLQPSDSDDDFNVDVMLDNLDYVKSERTEGSDGLVKQEKDDEEGKKEGEQVSAVVGAKSKAPVKRVTWNIQEPEGPQPEKSASKLARYKLKLKQEGARRPSSTGQKSLQDITGQSSKKGTSSRSDGLNPEGLSVTGQGDEEEGDVSNKDKYLRKLHMQERAIEEVKLAIKPFYQNRDINKDEYKDIVRKAVQKVCHSKSGEINPVKVGNLVKAYVDKYKHARKHRKGEYSGQEPQISDSP, via the exons ATGGATGAGGACGACAGCCAAGATGAGTTGATCAATCAGAACGCGTCCAGCAGCAAAGGGAGACGTGCTTCATTGTGGGCCATCTCAG ATGACtcggatgatgatgaagaggagtctGAAGAGGGAGAATCTGACAGTGGTGATGAGGAGAATCACccagatggagaggaggaggatgaggaggaggaggacgaagaagaaGGGAATGAAGAGGATGGAG ATGAAGAGGACGAAGACATCAAGGCAGAGGATGGCGCTTTAGGAGGGACCTGTGTCGACCTGGCAGAGACAAGCTCAGATGAGGACGCAGATAAATGTCCCATCTGCCTGAACTCGTTCAGCAGCCAACCTGTGGCGACACCAGAGAGCTGCGAGCACTACTTCTGCCTGGACTGCATCCTTGAATGGACCAAG AACGCAAACTCCTGTCCTGTCGACCGTCTCACCTTCAATAACATATACCTCAGAAAATGCTTTGGAGGCAAAGTGAAGAAAATT ATCACAGTGCAGAAGCCTGTGAAGGAAGGTGTGGAAGAAACGGTCGATGTGGACCTGGAGCAGACCAATTGTGAGGTGTGTGGGGGCAGTGACCGCGAAGACCGCCTCCTGCTCTGCGATGGTTGCGATGCTGG GTATCACATGGAGTGTCTCACACCACCTCTGGACTCTGTTCCTGTAGAAGAATGGTTCTGTCCTGAATGTGAAGCCAACAATCGTCACACAA GAGATGCAGTTGTGGAAGTTAGTGATACAGAAAGCCTTCCCTCTACCGCCCGTCCTGCCACCAGCCGCCACCAGCACCGCGCCACAGGTCCCACCAGAGCCATCGCCCGAACCCAGCAGAGCGAGAGGGTTCGAGCCAGTGTCAACCGATATCGCATCACACAGGCACGCACGTCACAG TTGGCTCCCACATATCTTATTCAGTCCACATGGCTGGATGACACAATAAATGCTGTGGTGGCTGGGCTCAACACCGCTGTGTATATACGGGACTTAACCCCTCGTGCTCGACCAACGCACAGGCGCAGGACTG TAAAGCGTAGAAAGGTCGGCAGCAAGAGGACGTCTTCTGCGAAGGGTAAAGGTGCAACTACAGGattcaggaggagaaaaaggagagggaggagatcaAGAAAA ACGGGGAAAAAGACGGCCACTCCTCGGAGCCGTATTGCCAATAATCTTGGAATTGTAAAGGCCAAGAAGGGCACTGCGCTTCCGACAGTCTACCAGCCCTCCGAGCACACACTAAGCAATATGCGTGCTGACATAGGTGCTGCATCCCTCTCCATCTATGGAGATCCATTTGGCCTGGATCCATTCCCAGAACG cgaggaagaggagcagcagcagcagcacgccCACGTTACATCCCTGCTGGAGGCCAAGAGACGAGGAATCTCTCGCTCGGCTCTTCGCTCTCACCAGCCTGTAGCTCGACCAATCCGGGCCAGCCTTTCCAG GAGGGGTGTGGATGTCCCCCAATCAGGGGGTGTGGTGGAGGCGGCTCCCGTGCCTGACCTGCTCGGCAGTATACTTACAGGACAGAGCATGCTCATGATGGACAGCTCTGAAGTTGTCATTCGTCGCGATGGTTCCCTTAAAGCTACCAAGCCAA TTATGCCATCAACAATACAGCCAGGTAGCAGCAGCTCAGGAGATGCGACCATCAACCCCGGGATGTCCCCGATCCAAGGAGACAGTTCTCCGTCTCCCCACTTTAACGGACTCCTACCAGGATCCTCCCACAGCTCTATAAACAGACCTTTGTCCACGAGCTCTGTTCGCTCACCCACGTGTACCCCCCACTCAGCCATCCACACCCAAGCACCTCCCTTTTCTGATTTGCCAACTAGAGGTCATCCAGGTTTGCAGCCACCTCGTCCAAACAGACACACCCCCTCTCCTGGCCACCGGGGAACCAATGAGGTGAGAGCCTCCAGGGAAACCTCCTCCTCAGCCAGCCACACTGCACCAGGCTCAAACTTCAAGGGAACGATTCCATCACAGTCCCAGCCTAAAAAAGCAGCTGCAAAGCCAGCGTGGGTCGACGTAGCGGTGCTTCCTCGGAtaccaaaaataaaaagggagaGTAGTGGTGAGTCAAATGATGGCAGCAGTCAAGGTGGCAGTAATAGaatcagtagtagtagtaatggTTACGGCATGCCTGAAACGGGCATGAACAGCCTCGCTGGGGACAAGAGCCGGCAGCAAAGTGTAGACCAGCAGAAGGGCAGGGCTGATCAGGGTCAGGGCCAGAGGCACAGGTCAGACGGAGCAGGGTCATCATCAGCCTTCTCCaactccttttcctcctcttccactggGTTGCCCGCCAGCCAGTCACGGaatccttcatcttcctcatcttcatcttcagtgAGCTTCCGCATTAGTGGGAACTCCTGGCAATCGAGGAGGCTCAGCGTTACATCACCCTCCACTAGTGGAGGCAGCGTGAAAGAACAccggagagaaaaggaagatgaAACCAAGAGGAAACAGTTGCGCAGGGATAAGCAGATGCTACTCGCATCGCATACGCTGGTTAACGATGAACAAGACAGTACTAATATCTATGATCCCTTTAATCCCACTCTGTCAGACTCAAGCAGCTCAGACAGTGAAGCTGAGAGCTCAAGGCAGGATGAGAGCTCCCTACATGCCACACGTGAGTTCAAGGCTCCCAGTTtaagaagaaaggaggatgTAATGCCAAATAAGCAGTACCGGGTTTGTGTGAaaactgaagaagaggagactgAGGTCtcacaggaggaggtgaggagagctGATGCTCGGGAAACCATATCACAGGAGGCCGGATGCTCACAGGAATACGTGAAGGTGAAAAAAGAATCAAGATTAGTAGACATTAAGGTGGAGAAACAAACATCATTACTTGACACTATAGTTAAGAGAGAGCCAGGGCTAGATGATGAAGGGGAAGCAGAAAGTAGTCACAATGCAACAATGGATTTTAATTCAGACACAGCTGACATCCCAGTACCTGCTCATCGTAGCCTCCATCTTTTAAAGActgagaaagaggagagtgtgGAGAGTGAAGGATCTCAACGTGGTGCTTTCCCTCACCGTAGGAAGGATTCATCAGCATCCAGCTCGGCTCCTACCAAGAAGAAACGAACAGAATCCACATCTTGTTCCAAGTCCCCATCAAGAGATCTGGGCCATAAGAGGAAAACCTCCAAAGCTCCAAAAGAGTCTCAGTCTAGCAGCTCAGAGACGGACAAAGGCAGGAGAGGAGACCATCATGCCTCTGACCAGGGAGGCaggcagaaagaaaaggagaaggacagagaaaGGAGTTCGAGAAGGTCAAGgtccagagagagaaggaaagcaCGCTCAACCTCACAGAGCTCTCAGTCCAACTCCCCTGataagagcagcaggaagaaacGGCGATCCCGGTCGCATTCCAAAGACAGGAAGCGATCTAG GTCTGTTTCCAGCTCGAGTAGCAGAGAACGTTCAAAGAGGAAGAAGCAAAAGAGCAAGGGAAAAATTGTGGACAGAGAAGGAGACCACAAGAGAGGACACATGTCAAAGGACAAGAGACCCGATCGATCCCGGTCCAAGTCGCGCTCCAGATCTAGATCCTTATCAAGATTGAAGGACGATAGACGGGGCTTGTCTCGTTCGAAATCGCGCTCAAAATCACGATCAAGATCCAGGGAAAGGAGGAAAGACCCCACAAGACAGCAACAACCATCCCAATCCTCCAGAGACAAAGTGGGGTCACGATCCAAAGACAAAAGGAGACTCCGGTCTAGATCGAGCTCAAAAGAGAGGATGACAGACGAAGGATCGAGCtcaaaagagaggaagaaagaagaaggatCATCATCCAAGAGTTCACAGAAGAAATCGGGGTCCTCTGTTTCATCCTCTAAAGACAAAAAGCAGatacaaaacaagagaaaagagaaggatgTCATTCAAAACTGGcgcaaagaggagaaaaaaacaaaaaggagtaAAAAGGAGTTCCCCTCCTCGATTTCCACATCTAAAGTTAAAAAGGAAGTCAAAGACCACAGGGCAGACAACGAAGCCACAACAGCGGAAATGACAAAAGAGGTGATGGTTGTGAAAGAAATTAAGAAAGAAAAACGATCTCTATCTCTTGATATGTTTGAAGATGCTCCTCTCGCCAAATCAATTAAGACAGAAGAAGTCGACTCTTGGTCTTTGCAAGAAACCAAAGacataaaaaaggaaaggatCGAAGAAGAACTCAGCCAGACTCGGATGTGTGGAATAAAGACTGAGACTCGTGAATTCACAATTAAATCAGAGCCAGGTTCCCCCAAAGTGTGCCACCTCACCTCATTCTCTACATTGGCAGCACCTGTCACAGATGCAGCCTCTCCTGAGTTAATGACCTCAGAGGAACAACCAAACGCTGCAGGGCCGACTCTCtctgtgaagcaggaagttctGCAACCCTCTGACTCTGATGACGACTTCAATGTGGACGTGATGCTTGACAACCTCGACTACGTGAAGTCCGAGCGCACAGAGGGAAGCGACGGCCTGGTCAAACAAGAGAAGGATGACgaggaggggaagaaagagGGGGAGCAGGTATCGGCTGTGGTTGGAGCCAAATCTAAGGCTCCAGTGAAGAGGGTCACCTGGAACATACAGGAGCCCGAGGGGCCCCAACCAGAGAAGTCTGCAAGCA AGTTGGCTCGTTATAAATTGAAGCTGAAGCAGGAAGGAGCTCGCAGACCCTCCTCCACGGGTCAGAAATCCCTTCAG GACATCACCGGTCAGTCCTCCAAAAAAGGTACTTCCTCTAGATCTGATGGCCTAAATCCAGAGGGCCTATCAGTGACTGGACaaggggatgaagaggaaggagacgTGTCAAATAAAGATAAG TATTTGAGAAAGTTGCACATGCAGGAGAGAGCTATCGAGGAGGTGAAGCTCGCTATCAAGCCTTTCTACCAGAACAGAGACATCAACAAGGATGAATACAAAGACATTGTACGCAAAGCAGTCCAGAAG GTGTGCCACAGCAAGAGCGGTGAGATCAACCCAGTAAAGGTGGGCAATCTGGTGAAGGCGTATGTGGACAAATACAAACATGCTAGGAAACATAGGAAAGGAGAGTACTCAGGTCAGGAGCCACAAATCTCCGACAGCCCCTGA